From a single Kitasatospora sp. NBC_00458 genomic region:
- a CDS encoding DUF6230 family protein — protein sequence MATSEDAARTTESTGATGAPAESRGRVRLRRTALMAVPAVVAGGLLMALTAQGVLAAQFAISGMPFTVTADSLDGIGFEQFGSLDHMIENSPNEGDTGGQVLVAVSAIKEASLTKLCQSVDLGGINLLIKAGDAGTPVTATDLTTDSDLLSGDAEFKNIEIGGDASTYTKAGVQGLPGVFGQQADTVKINNLRQHNYATTAGAFKLPHLRLSFSSEGC from the coding sequence ATGGCCACGTCCGAGGACGCCGCCCGCACCACCGAGAGCACCGGGGCCACCGGAGCGCCCGCCGAGTCGAGAGGCCGGGTCCGGCTGAGGCGCACCGCGCTGATGGCCGTTCCCGCCGTCGTCGCAGGCGGCCTGCTGATGGCCCTGACCGCCCAGGGCGTGCTCGCCGCCCAGTTCGCCATCTCCGGCATGCCGTTCACCGTCACGGCCGACAGCCTGGACGGCATCGGTTTCGAGCAGTTCGGCAGCCTGGACCACATGATCGAGAACAGCCCCAACGAGGGCGACACCGGCGGTCAGGTGCTGGTCGCCGTCTCCGCGATCAAGGAGGCCTCGCTCACCAAGCTCTGCCAGAGCGTCGACCTGGGCGGCATCAACCTGCTGATCAAGGCGGGCGACGCCGGGACGCCCGTCACCGCCACCGACCTCACCACCGACTCCGATCTGCTCTCGGGCGACGCGGAGTTCAAGAACATCGAGATCGGCGGAGATGCCAGCACCTACACCAAGGCCGGTGTCCAGGGCCTGCCGGGCGTCTTCGGCCAGCAGGCCGACACCGTCAAGATCAACAATCTGCGGCAGCACAACTACGCGACCACGGCCGGGGCGTTCAAGCTGCCCCACCTCCGGCTGAGCTTCAGCTCGGAGGGCTGCTGA